In Prunus dulcis chromosome 2, ALMONDv2, whole genome shotgun sequence, a single genomic region encodes these proteins:
- the LOC117618837 gene encoding protein phosphatase 2C 57 isoform X1: MALLSPRLQRFLLTKYHGDSLKTTANKSSLVNIKARSRSCSAIAIDAPGSSLTDVAGIRWGSTSLQGAREEMEDGVVVRSDGLDGFSFAAVFDGHAGFNSVKFLRDELYKECCAALQGGLLLRGNDFKTIREALQETFEKVDAKLLNWLERNGEEDESGSTATVMFVENDTLVISHVGDSCVVQSCSGKAEVLTHPHRPYGSNKVSLQEIKRIREAGGWIVNGRICGDIAVSRAFGDMRFKTKKNEMLKKGVEERRWTEKFASRIQFSGDLVTASPDIFQVTFGKDSEFVLLASDGLWDYINSSDAVAFVRNQLRQHGDVQLACDALAQAALDQRSQDNISIVIADLGRTDWQGLPFQQQNFAYELGQAFATIGIVSLGIWMSTSLL; this comes from the exons ATGGCTTTGTTGAGCCCGCGGTTGCAGAGGTTCCTCTTAACCAAATACCATGGAGACTCATTGAAGACCACAGCCAACAAAAGCAGCCTTGTTAATATAAAAGCAAGAAGCCGAAGCTGCTCGGCCATTGCCATAGACGCGCCTGGCTCTTCATTGACGGATGTGGCGGGAATTCGATGGGGTTCGACCAGTTTGCAGGGTGCCCGAGAAGAGATGGAAGACGGTGTCGTTGTGCGGTCCGATGGCCTTGATGGGTTTTCATTTGCCGCCGTTTTTGATGGCCATGCCGGGTTCAACTCGGTCAAGTTCCTCAG GGATGAGCTCTACAAAGAATGTTGTGCGGCTTTGCAGGGTGGGCTGCTATTGCGTGGAAATGATTTCAAGACCATTAGAGAGGCATTACAGGAGACTTTCGAAAAAGTGGATGCAAAATTGTTAAATTG GCTTGAAAGGAATGGAGAGGAAGATGAGTCTGGCTCAACAGCTACCGTTATGTTCGTTGAAAATGATACGCTGGTCATTTCACATGTTGGTGACTCTTGCGTG GTTCAATCTTGTTCTGGAAAAGCAGAGGTACTGACCCATCCTCATAGACCATATGGAAGCAACAAGGTCTCTCTTCAAGAAATCAAAAGAATCAGAGAAGCAGGTGGATGG ATCGTCAATGGAAGAATCTGTGGAGACATTGCTGTATCACGTGCTTTTGGTGACATGCGGTTCAAGACAAAGAAAAACGA GATGCTGAAGAAAGGAGTTGAAGAAAGGAGATGGACAGAAAAATTTGCTTCTCG TATACAATTCAGCGGAGACCTTGTTACTGCATCTCCAGACATTTTTCAAGTGACTTTTGGGAAAGATTCTGAATTTGTACTGTTAGCATCTGATGGCTTATGGGACTACATAAACAG CTCAGATGCAGTGGCTTTTGTAAGGAATCAGCTTCGACAACATGGAGATGTTCAG CTAGCTTGTGATGCGCTTGCTCAAGCTGCTTTG GATCAACGCTCGCAAGATAATATCAGCATTGTAATTGCCGATTTGGG CCGGACAGACTGGCAAGGTTTGccatttcaacaacaaaatttcGCATATGAATTGGGGCAAGCTTTTGCTACAATTGGGATTGTGTCGCTTGGAATTTGGATGTCGACTTCTTTGCTTTAG
- the LOC117618972 gene encoding protein PLASTID TRANSCRIPTIONALLY ACTIVE 7 isoform X2, producing the protein MASSTLGFSFSPASHVISRMQKDGSGRRVWRRRKLTKKDDMLRYKMERVPFLEEQVRKVKDGGQLLGMDIERLLLSEDNRFDFVNDIAAEASEYVENNRDEYGGKKKAILQVISNRVNDAGFFRPEAYEESDPFKPGPSYLKEEFT; encoded by the exons ATGGCTTCTTCCACACTAGGCTTCAGTTTCTCACCTGCTTCCCAT GTAATTTCCCGAATGCAAAAAGATGGCAGCGGCCGGCGAGTGTGGCGGCGAAGGAAATTG aCAAAGAAGGATGACATGTTGCGATACAAGATGGAGAGAGTACCTTTCCTCGAGGAGCAGGTTCGGAAGGTAAAGGACGGAGGACAGCTCTTGGGAATGGATATTGAGAGACTACTCCTATCAGAGGATAACCGGTTTGATTTTGTCAATGATATAGCGGCCGAGGCTAGCGAGTATGTGGAGAACAACCGAGATGAGTATGGGGGCAAGAAGAAAGCCATCCTTCAAGTGATAAGTAACCGAGTGAATGATGCTGGGTTTTTTAGACCAGAGGCATATGAAGAATCTGACCCCTTCAAGCCAGGGCCTTCTTATTTGAAAGAAGAATTTACTTGA
- the LOC117618972 gene encoding protein PLASTID TRANSCRIPTIONALLY ACTIVE 7 isoform X1 — protein sequence MASSTLGFSFSPASHRVQLRVESSMLSNCSFRPQVISRMQKDGSGRRVWRRRKLTKKDDMLRYKMERVPFLEEQVRKVKDGGQLLGMDIERLLLSEDNRFDFVNDIAAEASEYVENNRDEYGGKKKAILQVISNRVNDAGFFRPEAYEESDPFKPGPSYLKEEFT from the exons ATGGCTTCTTCCACACTAGGCTTCAGTTTCTCACCTGCTTCCCAT AGGGTGCAACTGAGAGTGGAAAGTTCAATGCTTTCCAATTGCTCCTTTAGGCCGCAG GTAATTTCCCGAATGCAAAAAGATGGCAGCGGCCGGCGAGTGTGGCGGCGAAGGAAATTG aCAAAGAAGGATGACATGTTGCGATACAAGATGGAGAGAGTACCTTTCCTCGAGGAGCAGGTTCGGAAGGTAAAGGACGGAGGACAGCTCTTGGGAATGGATATTGAGAGACTACTCCTATCAGAGGATAACCGGTTTGATTTTGTCAATGATATAGCGGCCGAGGCTAGCGAGTATGTGGAGAACAACCGAGATGAGTATGGGGGCAAGAAGAAAGCCATCCTTCAAGTGATAAGTAACCGAGTGAATGATGCTGGGTTTTTTAGACCAGAGGCATATGAAGAATCTGACCCCTTCAAGCCAGGGCCTTCTTATTTGAAAGAAGAATTTACTTGA
- the LOC117618837 gene encoding protein phosphatase 2C 57 isoform X2, giving the protein MALLSPRLQRFLLTKYHGDSLKTTANKSSLVNIKARSRSCSAIAIDAPGSSLTDVAGIRWGSTSLQGAREEMEDGVVVRSDGLDGFSFAAVFDGHAGFNSVKFLRDELYKECCAALQGGLLLRGNDFKTIREALQETFEKVDAKLLNWNGEEDESGSTATVMFVENDTLVISHVGDSCVVQSCSGKAEVLTHPHRPYGSNKVSLQEIKRIREAGGWIVNGRICGDIAVSRAFGDMRFKTKKNEMLKKGVEERRWTEKFASRIQFSGDLVTASPDIFQVTFGKDSEFVLLASDGLWDYINSSDAVAFVRNQLRQHGDVQLACDALAQAALDQRSQDNISIVIADLGRTDWQGLPFQQQNFAYELGQAFATIGIVSLGIWMSTSLL; this is encoded by the exons ATGGCTTTGTTGAGCCCGCGGTTGCAGAGGTTCCTCTTAACCAAATACCATGGAGACTCATTGAAGACCACAGCCAACAAAAGCAGCCTTGTTAATATAAAAGCAAGAAGCCGAAGCTGCTCGGCCATTGCCATAGACGCGCCTGGCTCTTCATTGACGGATGTGGCGGGAATTCGATGGGGTTCGACCAGTTTGCAGGGTGCCCGAGAAGAGATGGAAGACGGTGTCGTTGTGCGGTCCGATGGCCTTGATGGGTTTTCATTTGCCGCCGTTTTTGATGGCCATGCCGGGTTCAACTCGGTCAAGTTCCTCAG GGATGAGCTCTACAAAGAATGTTGTGCGGCTTTGCAGGGTGGGCTGCTATTGCGTGGAAATGATTTCAAGACCATTAGAGAGGCATTACAGGAGACTTTCGAAAAAGTGGATGCAAAATTGTTAAATTG GAATGGAGAGGAAGATGAGTCTGGCTCAACAGCTACCGTTATGTTCGTTGAAAATGATACGCTGGTCATTTCACATGTTGGTGACTCTTGCGTG GTTCAATCTTGTTCTGGAAAAGCAGAGGTACTGACCCATCCTCATAGACCATATGGAAGCAACAAGGTCTCTCTTCAAGAAATCAAAAGAATCAGAGAAGCAGGTGGATGG ATCGTCAATGGAAGAATCTGTGGAGACATTGCTGTATCACGTGCTTTTGGTGACATGCGGTTCAAGACAAAGAAAAACGA GATGCTGAAGAAAGGAGTTGAAGAAAGGAGATGGACAGAAAAATTTGCTTCTCG TATACAATTCAGCGGAGACCTTGTTACTGCATCTCCAGACATTTTTCAAGTGACTTTTGGGAAAGATTCTGAATTTGTACTGTTAGCATCTGATGGCTTATGGGACTACATAAACAG CTCAGATGCAGTGGCTTTTGTAAGGAATCAGCTTCGACAACATGGAGATGTTCAG CTAGCTTGTGATGCGCTTGCTCAAGCTGCTTTG GATCAACGCTCGCAAGATAATATCAGCATTGTAATTGCCGATTTGGG CCGGACAGACTGGCAAGGTTTGccatttcaacaacaaaatttcGCATATGAATTGGGGCAAGCTTTTGCTACAATTGGGATTGTGTCGCTTGGAATTTGGATGTCGACTTCTTTGCTTTAG
- the LOC117620042 gene encoding uncharacterized protein LOC117620042 isoform X2: MALRINVFLLLLLFLSLLLIPLSSGFKEDGIDPIHLLHKDEIVMNSRKLWMLDATMQDYDDTGANQKHDPYPRRKPGNGRNP; encoded by the exons ATGGCTCTTAGAATCAAtgtctttcttcttctactaCTTTTCCTCTCACTTCTCCTCATTCCCTTATCTTCAG GGTTCAAGGAGGATGGCATAGACCCCATTCACTTACTTCACAAG GATGAAATCGTAATGAATTCGAGGAAGCTTTGGATGCTTGATGCAACAATGCAGGATTATGATGATACAGGAGCCAATCAAAAACACGACCCTTACCCTAGAAGGAAACCTGGCAATGGAAGGAACCCATGA
- the LOC117620042 gene encoding uncharacterized protein LOC117620042 isoform X1 — protein sequence MALRINVFLLLLLFLSLLLIPLSSGIVNEGFKEDGIDPIHLLHKDEIVMNSRKLWMLDATMQDYDDTGANQKHDPYPRRKPGNGRNP from the exons ATGGCTCTTAGAATCAAtgtctttcttcttctactaCTTTTCCTCTCACTTCTCCTCATTCCCTTATCTTCAG GCATTGTTAATGAAGGGTTCAAGGAGGATGGCATAGACCCCATTCACTTACTTCACAAG GATGAAATCGTAATGAATTCGAGGAAGCTTTGGATGCTTGATGCAACAATGCAGGATTATGATGATACAGGAGCCAATCAAAAACACGACCCTTACCCTAGAAGGAAACCTGGCAATGGAAGGAACCCATGA
- the LOC117617935 gene encoding importin subunit beta-1: MEVTQVLLNAQAIDGTVRKHAEESLKQFQEQDLPLFLLSLSRELANEERPVESRKLAGLILKNALDAKEQHRKLDLVQRWLALETSVKTQIKMCSLQTLSSPVSDARSTTSQVIAKVAGIELPQKQWPELIGSLLSNIHQLPAHVKQATLETLGYLCEEVSPDVMDQDQVNKILTAVVQGMNASEGNNDVRLAATRALYNALGFAQANFSNDMERDYIMRVVCEATLSSEVKIRQAAFECLVSISSTYYEKLAPYMQDIFTITAKAVREDQEPVALQAIEFWSSICDEEIDILEDYVGDFSGDSDIPCFYFIKQALPALVPMLLETLLKQEEDQEQEDGAWNIAMAGGTCLGLVARTVGDDIVPLVMPFIEENITKPDWRQREAATYAFGSILEGPSANKLTPIVNVALTFMLSALTKDPNNHVKDTTAWTLGRIFEFLHGSTMDTPIITPANCQQIITVLLQSMKDVPNVAEKACGALYFLAQGYEDFGPSSPLAPFFQEIVQALLTVTHRADAGESRLRTAAYEALNEVVRCSSEETAPMVLQLVPVIMIELHKTLEGQKVASDEIERQSELQGLLCGCLQVIIQKLGSSEPTKYVFMQYADQIMGLFLRVFACRSATVHEEAMLAIGALAYTTGPDFAKYMPEFYKYLEMGLQNFEEYQICAVTVGVVGDICRAIEDKVLPYCDGIMTQLLKDLSSNQLHRSVKPPIFSCFGDIALAIGDNFEKYLMYAMPMIQSAAEMSVHTAGADDEMTEYTNSLRNGILEAYSGIFQGFKNSPKTQLLISYAPHILQFLDSIYMGKDMDEVVMKTAIGVLGDLADTLGSNAGSLIQQSQSCRDFLNECLSSEDNLIKESAEWAKSAISRAISV, encoded by the exons ATGGAAGTTACCCAGGTGCTTCTGAATGCTCAAGCTATAGATGGAACCGTTCGGAAGCATGCTGAAGAAAGTTTGAAACAGTTTCAGGAGCAAGATCTTCCATTGTTCTTGTTATCTCTTTCTAGAGAGCTAGCAAATGAAGAGAGACCTGTTGAGAGCCGTAAATTAGCAGGTCTTATACTTAAGAACGCCCTGGATGCTAAAGAACAACATAGAAAGTTGGATCTTGTTCAGAGATGGCTGGCACTGGAAACTTCTGTGAAAACCCAGATTAAGATGTGCTCGTTACAGACCCTCTCTTCCCCTGTATCAGATGCCCGTTCAACTACCTCTCAAGTTATTGCAAAGGTTGCAGGAATTGAGCTCCCCCAGAAACAATGGCCAGAACTGATTGGATCATTGTTGTCAAATATTCACCAGTTACCAGCTCATGTAAAGCAAGCCACTTTAGAGACTCTTGGGTATTTGTGTGAGGAAGTCTCTCCTGATGTCATGGATCAAGatcaagtaaataaaatactgACAGCTGTAGTTCAGGGTATGAACGCATCTGAAGGGAACAATGATGTTAGACTTGCTGCCACCCGAGCACTGTACAATGCTTTGGGTTTTGCTCAGGCCAATTTTAGCAATGATATGGAACGTGATTATATAATGAGAGTTGTGTGTGAGGCAACTTTGTCATCTGAAGTGAAGATACGACAGGCAGCTTTTGAGTGTTTAGTCTCCATTTCTTCAACTTATTACGAGAAATTAGCCCCTTACATGCAAGACATCTTTACCATCACAGCAAAAGCTGTTAGGGAAGACCAGGAACCTGTTGCCCTTCAAGCCATTGAGTTCTGGAGTTCGATTTGTGATGAGGAGATAGATATATTGGAAGATTATGTGGGTGATTTTAGTGGGGACTCTGATATCCCTTGCTTTTACTTTATCAAGCAGGCACTCCCTGCCCTTGTCCCGATGCTTTTGGAGACCCTTCTTAAGCAGGAAGAGGACCAGGAACAGGAAGATGGCGCTTGGAATATTGCTATGGCTGGGGGCACATGCCTTGGGTTGGTTGCTCGGACAGTGGGAGATGATATTGTTCCTCTTGTTATGCCATTCATCGAAGAGAACATAACAAAACCAGATTGGAGGCAAAGGGAAGCAGCTACGTATGCCTTTGGTTCCATCTTGGAGGGTCCTTCAGCTAACAAGTTAACACCTATTGTTAATGTTGCTTTGACGTTCATGCTCAGTGCTTTAACAAAGGACCCGAACAACCATGTGAAGGACACTACTGCCTGGACACTGGGAAGGATTTTCGAGTTCCTTCATGGTTCAACTATGGATACGCCCATAATTACCCCAGCAAACTGCCAACAGATCATCACAGTTCTTCTTCAGAGCATGAAGGATGTTCCAAATGTTGCTGAGAAGGCCTGTGGTGCTCTCTATTTTCTGGCCCAGGGTTATGAGGATTTTGGCCCATCATCTCCCTTAGCTCCTTTTTTCCAGGAAATTGTACAGGCTCTACTCACTGTTACTCACAGAGCAGATGCTGGGGAATCACGATTGAGGACTGCTGCATATGAAGCGTTGAATGAAGTTGTAAGGTGTTCGTCTGAAGAGACTGCCCCCATGGTGTTGCAACTTGTTCCTGTTATCATGATTGAACTGCACAAGACTCTTGAGGGCCAGAAGGTTGCTTCTGATGAGATAGAGAGGCAGAGTGAATTGCAAGGACTTCTTTGTGGGTGCTTACAGGTCATTATTCAGAAACTAGGCTCATCAGAGCCAACTAAATATGTTTTTATGCAGTATGCGGATCAGATAATGGGACTTTTCTTGAGGGTATTTGCCTGTAGAAGTGCTACTGTCCATGAAGAGGCCATGCTTGCCATTGGGGCCCTTGCATACACAACTGGCCCAGACTTTGCAAAATACATGCCAGAGTTTTACAAGTATCTGGAAATGGGGCTTCAAAATTTTGAGGAGTACCAAATCTGTGCTGTCACAGTTGGTGTGGTAGGGGATATTTGTAGGGCAATTGAAGATAAGGTTCTGCCTTATTGTGATGGAATTATGACCCAGCTTCTCAAGGATCTATCAAGCAACCAGTTGCACCGCTCTGTAAAGCCTCCTATATTCTCCTGCTTCGGTGATATAGCTCTTGCAATAGGAGATAACTTTGAGAAGTACTTGATGTATGCCATGCCAATGATCCAGAGTGCTGCAGAGATGTCTGTCCACACAGCAGGTGCTGACGATGAAATGACAGAGTACACCAATTCTCTGAGAAATGGAATATTGGAGGCATACTCTGGGATTTTCCAAGGTTTCAAGAACTCCCCAAAAACCCAGCTCCTGATATCTTATGCTCCTCACATCCTGCAGTTCTTGGATAGCATATACATGGGGAAAGACAT GGATGAAGTGGTGATGAAAACAGCCATTGGTGTCCTTGGAGATCTAGCAGATACACTGGGAAGCAATGCAGGTTCTTTGATACAGCAATCTCAGTCATGCAGAGACTTTTTAAATGAATGTTTGTCTTCAGAAGACAATTTGATAAAAGAATCTGCAGAATGGGCCAAGTCGGCCATCAGTCGTGCCATTTCTGTTTGA